The Phycisphaeraceae bacterium genome has a window encoding:
- a CDS encoding coproporphyrinogen III oxidase family protein yields MTDSASTPLPVLPTAESKEKTTAGNYFVANYPPFSFWTTEATETVHRLLDRPAPDTPLGLYTHIPFCRKRCDFCYFKVYTDKNAKEIKRYLDAVIAEMAQYASRPYIKGRRLKFIYFGGGTPSYLSVEQLQYLFGGLQSHLSWAGAEEIAFECEPGTLQEKKIRALREMGVTRLSLGVENFDPQILELNNRAHRAREIFRAYEVAREVGFPQVNIDLIAGMVGETEENWKRCIEETIRLAPESVTIYQLEVPFNTTIYRRMKDGGTEVAPVADWETKRRWVSEAFARLEQAGYSIGSAYTAVKDRHVKFLYRDALWTGADMLGIGVSSFSHLAGVHFQNEHNFDPYLVMIESGRLPIHRAMALTDEERLIREFILQMKLGRVGTSYFRDKFDVDVTNRFAEPLRKHEQAGLLNVRNGVIELTRRGLLQVDRLLHDFFLDRHRHARYA; encoded by the coding sequence ATGACCGACAGCGCCTCAACGCCGCTGCCCGTGCTTCCGACGGCCGAGTCGAAGGAGAAGACCACCGCCGGCAACTACTTCGTGGCCAACTATCCGCCCTTCTCGTTCTGGACGACGGAGGCGACGGAGACGGTCCACCGGCTGCTCGACCGCCCCGCGCCGGACACCCCGCTTGGGTTGTACACGCACATCCCTTTCTGCCGCAAACGCTGCGACTTCTGCTATTTCAAGGTCTATACCGACAAGAACGCCAAGGAGATCAAGCGTTATCTCGATGCGGTGATCGCGGAGATGGCGCAGTACGCCTCGCGGCCGTACATCAAGGGTCGGCGGCTGAAGTTCATCTACTTCGGGGGCGGCACTCCATCCTACCTGTCGGTGGAGCAGTTGCAGTATCTCTTCGGCGGGCTGCAGTCGCATCTGTCGTGGGCAGGGGCGGAGGAGATCGCCTTCGAATGCGAGCCGGGCACGCTGCAGGAGAAGAAGATCCGGGCCTTGCGGGAGATGGGCGTGACGCGGCTCTCGCTGGGCGTGGAGAACTTCGATCCGCAGATCCTCGAACTGAACAACCGGGCCCACCGCGCCAGGGAGATCTTTCGCGCCTATGAGGTCGCCCGCGAAGTCGGCTTTCCGCAGGTCAACATTGACCTGATCGCCGGCATGGTTGGAGAGACGGAGGAGAACTGGAAACGCTGCATTGAGGAGACGATCCGGCTCGCGCCGGAGAGCGTCACGATCTACCAGCTCGAGGTACCCTTCAACACCACCATCTACCGTCGCATGAAGGACGGCGGGACGGAAGTAGCCCCGGTCGCCGACTGGGAGACCAAGCGCCGTTGGGTGAGCGAGGCGTTCGCGCGGCTGGAGCAGGCGGGCTACTCGATCGGCAGCGCGTATACCGCGGTGAAGGACCGGCACGTCAAGTTTCTCTACCGCGATGCGCTGTGGACGGGCGCGGACATGCTGGGCATCGGCGTGTCATCGTTCTCCCACCTGGCGGGCGTTCACTTTCAGAACGAGCACAACTTTGACCCGTACCTGGTCATGATCGAATCAGGCCGGCTTCCCATCCACCGGGCCATGGCGCTCACCGATGAGGAGCGTCTGATCCGGGAGTTCATCCTGCAGATGAAGCTGGGCCGCGTGGGCACGTCATACTTCCGCGACAAGTTCGACGTTGATGTGACGAATCGCTTCGCGGAGCCGCTGCGAAAACACGAACAGGCCGGTCTGTTGAACGTCCGCAACGGCGTCATCGAGCTCACTCGTCGTGGGCTGCTGCAGGTGGACCGGCTGCTTCATGATTTCTTCCTTGATCGCCACCGTCACGCGCGTTATGCGTGA
- a CDS encoding PQQ-like beta-propeller repeat protein translates to MSCIHLPKLALLAGAAVSSGAMCLTWPSSFFSSTHAGIRSIAEFDPPGGGTAAPTPRAESNPVADWPVARGDQRLSGFASGSLPDRLTLRWTYDAGKSIASSPVAGGGRVYVGCDDMKLHCIDLATGAPVWTFETGEMIEAPPLVHDGTVYVGSGDFFFYALDAATGSLRWKHETDDKVVGGANWVKVNDETTLIIVGSFDNKLYAFDAATGEVKWTYLTEERINAVPAVAGDRIIFGGCDRYVHEVRATDGAFIRKVFVGDEANMAGAVAVDGSQVYVGHMANEFVRVDLDAERVAWRYQQSRFPFYAAPALAADRVVFAGRDKLVHCVKRESGDVIWTFSTRRKIDGSPVIVGDKVIFGSGDGRLYMVSLADGRELWSYEIGQPVYSSPAVAGGMVIVGANDGRVYAFGAPNAPESGRKAP, encoded by the coding sequence ATGAGTTGCATCCACCTGCCCAAGCTGGCGTTGCTGGCGGGAGCCGCTGTGAGCAGCGGCGCGATGTGCTTGACATGGCCTTCCAGTTTCTTCAGTTCCACCCACGCGGGAATCCGGTCAATCGCCGAGTTCGATCCCCCCGGGGGCGGTACGGCCGCGCCGACGCCGCGGGCGGAATCGAACCCCGTCGCCGATTGGCCCGTCGCGCGGGGGGATCAGCGGCTTTCCGGCTTTGCATCCGGTTCGCTGCCTGACCGACTGACGCTCCGCTGGACGTACGATGCGGGCAAGTCCATCGCCTCATCGCCGGTAGCCGGCGGCGGGCGCGTCTACGTCGGTTGCGACGACATGAAGCTTCACTGCATCGACCTTGCTACCGGCGCCCCGGTGTGGACGTTCGAGACGGGCGAGATGATCGAGGCGCCGCCGCTGGTGCATGATGGCACGGTGTACGTGGGCTCGGGTGACTTCTTCTTCTACGCCCTCGACGCCGCCACCGGCTCGCTGCGATGGAAACATGAAACCGATGACAAGGTAGTGGGGGGCGCGAACTGGGTGAAGGTGAACGACGAAACCACGCTCATCATCGTGGGCAGTTTCGACAACAAGCTTTACGCCTTTGACGCGGCGACGGGCGAGGTGAAGTGGACCTATCTGACCGAGGAGCGCATCAACGCCGTACCCGCAGTGGCGGGAGATCGCATCATCTTCGGCGGCTGCGACCGCTATGTCCACGAAGTCAGGGCGACGGACGGCGCGTTCATTCGCAAGGTGTTCGTCGGCGACGAGGCCAACATGGCCGGGGCGGTGGCTGTGGATGGGTCACAGGTCTACGTCGGCCACATGGCCAACGAGTTCGTGCGCGTGGACCTGGACGCCGAACGGGTCGCGTGGCGATATCAGCAGTCGCGGTTTCCGTTCTACGCGGCTCCCGCGCTTGCGGCGGATCGGGTGGTCTTCGCCGGGCGCGACAAACTGGTTCATTGCGTGAAACGCGAGTCGGGCGACGTGATCTGGACGTTCTCCACCCGGCGCAAGATCGACGGCTCGCCGGTCATCGTGGGCGACAAGGTCATCTTCGGCTCGGGCGACGGGCGTCTGTACATGGTGTCGTTGGCCGACGGGCGGGAGTTGTGGAGCTACGAGATCGGGCAGCCGGTATATTCGTCGCCCGCGGTGGCCGGGGGGATGGTCATCGTGGGTGCCAACGACGGGCGGGTGTACGCCTTCGGCGCGCCGAACGCGCCTGAATCAGGAAGGAAGGCGCCATGA
- a CDS encoding sodium:solute symporter family protein: MLLAQAPPTTPVSVVPLYVIGAYLGLLVVLGLVSARAFRGTSGDFFVASRSIGPFMLLMSVFGTTMTAFALVGSTGKAFDLGIGVYGLMASWSGLIHAGVFFLIGIKLWAIGKRYGYVTQIQYFRDRFESPTLGYLLFPILVLLVIPYLLVGLLGAGSFITGVTRGMFPEMFASTNGSVPTWLTGLVISGVVLFYVFFGGVRSAAWANTFQTLVFMVMGVVAFVMIAHALGGMSAASQAVIEHAPQKAAREGMIGKAQFLTYCFIPLSVGMFPHLFQHWLTARSAKSFRLTVIAHPVCIMIVWLPCIMIGIWAAAKVGAGELRAPPSSNAVLGLMVNRYVASDLLTGLLAAGVLAAIMSSLDSQFVCIGSMFTNDVVIPLTGRDRFSDHQRLWLGRGFVIAVVFVTYLISLTNPGHVFDLGVWCFTGFASLFPLVFAAIYWKRTTRAGAIACVVTTAVVWAMFFSDAMIFTDKGYLGQKDPGTEEYLVNGVMAVTFVFAASVISLVVVSLLTKPLSRATIDKFFAIEKATATVEPGR; encoded by the coding sequence ATGCTGCTTGCCCAGGCGCCGCCGACCACGCCGGTTTCCGTCGTCCCGCTCTACGTCATCGGTGCGTATCTCGGTCTGCTTGTGGTGCTGGGTCTGGTTTCGGCGCGCGCCTTTCGCGGCACCAGCGGCGACTTCTTCGTCGCCAGCCGATCCATCGGCCCGTTCATGCTGCTGATGAGCGTGTTCGGTACGACCATGACCGCCTTTGCACTGGTTGGCTCCACCGGCAAGGCGTTCGACCTGGGCATCGGCGTCTACGGGTTGATGGCCTCGTGGTCGGGGCTGATTCACGCCGGCGTGTTCTTCCTCATCGGCATCAAGCTCTGGGCCATCGGCAAGCGCTATGGCTACGTGACGCAGATCCAGTACTTCCGCGACCGGTTCGAGTCGCCCACCCTGGGCTACCTGCTGTTCCCGATTCTCGTACTGCTGGTCATTCCCTACCTGCTGGTCGGTCTGCTCGGAGCTGGTTCGTTCATCACCGGCGTCACGCGCGGCATGTTCCCGGAAATGTTCGCCTCCACCAACGGCTCGGTGCCGACCTGGCTGACCGGGCTGGTCATCAGCGGCGTGGTGCTGTTCTACGTGTTCTTCGGGGGGGTGCGCAGCGCCGCGTGGGCCAATACGTTCCAGACGTTGGTATTCATGGTGATGGGTGTGGTGGCCTTCGTGATGATCGCCCATGCGCTGGGCGGCATGTCGGCGGCGTCGCAGGCGGTCATCGAGCACGCGCCGCAGAAGGCCGCGCGGGAAGGCATGATCGGCAAGGCGCAGTTCCTCACCTACTGCTTTATTCCTCTCTCCGTGGGCATGTTCCCGCATCTCTTTCAGCACTGGCTGACGGCCCGCAGCGCCAAGAGCTTCCGGCTGACGGTCATCGCGCATCCGGTGTGCATCATGATCGTCTGGCTTCCCTGCATCATGATCGGCATCTGGGCGGCGGCCAAGGTCGGCGCGGGCGAGCTGCGGGCGCCGCCCAGCTCCAACGCGGTGCTGGGCCTGATGGTCAACCGCTACGTGGCTTCCGATCTGCTGACCGGCCTGCTCGCGGCGGGCGTGCTGGCGGCCATCATGTCGTCGCTCGACTCGCAGTTCGTGTGCATCGGCAGCATGTTCACCAACGACGTGGTGATTCCGCTCACGGGCCGCGACCGTTTCAGCGACCATCAGCGACTGTGGCTGGGTCGCGGGTTCGTCATCGCCGTGGTGTTCGTGACCTACCTGATCTCGCTGACGAATCCGGGGCATGTCTTTGACCTCGGCGTGTGGTGCTTCACCGGCTTTGCCTCCCTCTTTCCCCTGGTATTCGCCGCCATTTACTGGAAGCGCACCACCAGAGCCGGGGCCATCGCCTGCGTGGTCACCACCGCCGTGGTATGGGCGATGTTCTTCTCCGACGCCATGATCTTCACCGACAAGGGCTACCTGGGGCAGAAGGATCCCGGCACGGAGGAGTATCTTGTCAACGGCGTCATGGCGGTCACGTTCGTCTTCGCCGCGTCGGTGATTTCGCTGGTCGTCGTATCGCTGCTCACGAAGCCGCTGAGTCGGGCGACGATCGACAAGTTCTTCGCCATCGAAAAGGCGACGGCGACCGTGGAGCCGGGTCGATGA
- a CDS encoding acyl-CoA thioesterase, with protein sequence MPHEFRTSRLVEFADTDMAGIMHFANYFRIMEATEHAFFRSLGLSVHSQHGPEMAGWVRVSAACDYRRPLRYQDEVDLHLRITGKTNKSMTYTIDFLRRGAAPDEALCARGTMTVVYVTQKAGQDRPRAAPMPDDVNRLLQIAPDADVMRIRPHA encoded by the coding sequence ATGCCCCATGAGTTCCGCACATCCCGTCTGGTCGAGTTCGCCGACACCGACATGGCGGGCATCATGCACTTCGCCAACTACTTCCGCATCATGGAAGCCACCGAGCACGCCTTCTTCCGTTCATTGGGGCTGTCGGTTCATTCGCAGCACGGTCCGGAGATGGCGGGGTGGGTGCGCGTGAGCGCGGCGTGCGACTACCGCCGCCCCCTGCGCTACCAGGACGAGGTGGACCTGCACCTGCGCATCACCGGCAAGACGAACAAGTCAATGACGTACACCATCGACTTTCTCCGCCGCGGCGCGGCGCCCGATGAGGCCCTCTGCGCCCGCGGCACGATGACCGTCGTCTACGTGACGCAGAAGGCGGGTCAGGACCGTCCCCGCGCGGCGCCCATGCCCGACGACGTGAATCGACTTCTGCAGATTGCTCCCGACGCCGATGTGATGAGGATACGCCCCCATGCCTGA
- a CDS encoding aldehyde dehydrogenase, whose translation MSATHFPILRWGEPYRSLDVDNVVHFATGEPIAEISRTNPGLVARDMRRAAAAREALLTLDPLDLIDRLGRAADLFMDAELPAGDGKQTPEQFVRSQSATTGLPERLCRANMDKLHYVLTNLRAILASLMRGLDPHILSRGYGEENGVMRSYQAASPVLGMVLPSNSPGVHGLWLPVPALQVGLVIKPGPQEPWTPFRMIEAFAQAGIPRQAFSIYPGGADIGAAVVEHGRKTLLFGGAATVDRYRGNPRVQVHGPGFSKIILGEDAADRWEDYIDLMVESVLSNSGRSCVNCSGIWTPRHGGAIAEALAERLGPVAPLPPNDPGAVLAAFTVKEQAEGVNALIERGLAEPGVDDVTAAWRMKHEGGDGSRLITHERCAYLRPTVIACDNPTRTLANTEYMFPFVSVVQCPRQEMIERIGDTLVATAITADEGFRRQLLDATNIDRLNLGPIPTVRLNWMQPHEGNLVDFLFRARAFQMA comes from the coding sequence ATGAGCGCCACGCACTTTCCCATCCTGCGCTGGGGCGAGCCGTACCGCAGTCTCGATGTGGACAACGTGGTCCACTTCGCCACGGGCGAGCCGATCGCCGAGATTTCTCGCACCAATCCCGGTCTGGTGGCGCGCGACATGCGCCGGGCCGCGGCCGCCCGCGAAGCGCTGCTGACGCTCGATCCGCTCGACCTGATCGACCGCCTCGGCAGAGCGGCGGACCTGTTCATGGACGCCGAACTGCCCGCCGGGGACGGCAAGCAGACGCCCGAGCAGTTCGTCCGCAGCCAGTCGGCGACCACCGGGCTTCCCGAGCGGCTGTGCCGGGCCAACATGGACAAACTCCATTACGTGCTCACCAACCTGCGCGCCATCCTCGCCTCGCTGATGCGCGGGCTCGACCCGCACATCCTCTCGCGCGGGTACGGCGAAGAGAACGGCGTCATGCGCAGTTACCAGGCGGCGTCGCCGGTGCTGGGCATGGTGCTGCCTTCCAACTCGCCCGGCGTGCATGGGCTGTGGCTGCCGGTGCCCGCGCTGCAGGTAGGGCTGGTCATCAAGCCAGGCCCGCAGGAACCTTGGACGCCCTTCCGCATGATCGAGGCCTTCGCCCAGGCGGGTATTCCGCGTCAGGCCTTTTCGATTTATCCCGGCGGCGCGGACATCGGGGCCGCCGTGGTCGAGCACGGCCGCAAGACGCTGCTCTTCGGGGGGGCGGCGACGGTGGATCGCTACCGCGGCAACCCGCGCGTGCAGGTGCATGGACCGGGGTTCAGCAAGATCATCCTGGGCGAAGATGCCGCCGATCGATGGGAAGACTACATCGACCTGATGGTCGAGAGCGTACTTTCCAACAGCGGACGCTCCTGCGTCAACTGCTCCGGCATCTGGACGCCGCGCCACGGCGGGGCCATCGCCGAGGCCCTGGCGGAGCGGCTGGGGCCCGTTGCGCCGTTGCCGCCGAACGACCCCGGCGCGGTCCTCGCGGCCTTCACGGTGAAGGAGCAGGCCGAAGGCGTCAACGCCCTCATCGAGCGCGGGCTGGCGGAGCCGGGGGTGGATGATGTGACCGCCGCGTGGCGAATGAAGCACGAAGGCGGCGACGGATCGCGCCTCATCACGCACGAGCGCTGCGCCTATCTGCGCCCGACGGTGATCGCCTGCGACAACCCCACGCGCACACTGGCCAACACCGAGTACATGTTCCCCTTCGTCAGCGTGGTGCAGTGCCCGCGGCAGGAAATGATCGAACGCATCGGCGACACGCTGGTCGCCACGGCCATCACGGCGGATGAGGGGTTCCGACGCCAACTCCTCGACGCCACCAACATCGACCGGCTCAACCTCGGCCCCATCCCCACGGTGCGGTTGAACTGGATGCAGCCGCACGAGGGGAACCTGGTGGATTTCCTGTTCCGCGCGCGGGCGTTTCAGATGGCGTGA
- a CDS encoding glycosyltransferase family 4 protein, which produces MISSLIATVTRVMRDAVPGRSMRILQLTPGTGHFYCGNCLRDHALSAALRRLGHEASIVPLYLPFQLEESPLPRRERVHMGGINLYLQHKHPWMRRLPGFLRRWMDAPRLLRWSSRMGDMTDAASHADMTLSMLRGSDGRQQWELARLIDWLKKSGERPDVIILCNALLIGLARPLREAMGCRVICTLQGEDAFLDALPVAASRQAWSLVRERAAGVDAFIAVSGYYADVMRGRLGLRERQVHVVYNGIDFDGFPTSLPSWPRNPEAPVIGFLARMCEEKGLITLVEAFIQLRQRGRVPHAKLRVAGVMLKPDRRLASQMQTRLAEAGFAADSSFHPNLSREQKLVHLASLDLFSAPATYGEAFGLYVIEAMAAGAPVVQPRHGAFPELIEATGGGTLCEPNDPGSLADALERLLLDHDAARRLAAQGFHAARERFTSERMARDVAEVCKMAPSPAAAADLSPHAGVASPVSAGTH; this is translated from the coding sequence ATGATTTCTTCCTTGATCGCCACCGTCACGCGCGTTATGCGTGATGCGGTGCCCGGCCGATCCATGCGCATCCTTCAGCTCACACCCGGCACCGGCCACTTCTACTGCGGCAACTGCCTGCGCGATCATGCATTGAGCGCCGCGTTGCGCCGGCTGGGGCACGAGGCGTCGATCGTGCCACTGTACCTGCCGTTCCAGTTGGAGGAGTCGCCGCTTCCCCGCCGCGAGCGTGTTCACATGGGGGGCATCAACCTCTACCTGCAGCACAAGCATCCGTGGATGCGGCGGCTGCCCGGCTTTCTGCGCCGCTGGATGGACGCCCCCCGCCTGCTGCGATGGTCTTCCAGGATGGGCGACATGACGGACGCTGCGTCGCACGCCGACATGACGCTTTCCATGCTGCGCGGGTCCGACGGGCGGCAACAGTGGGAACTGGCGCGACTGATCGACTGGCTGAAGAAGTCCGGTGAGCGGCCGGATGTCATCATCCTCTGCAACGCCCTGCTGATCGGGCTGGCCCGCCCACTGCGTGAGGCCATGGGTTGCCGCGTCATCTGCACGCTGCAGGGAGAGGACGCTTTCCTTGACGCCCTGCCCGTCGCCGCGTCACGGCAGGCGTGGTCGCTCGTACGCGAGAGGGCGGCGGGTGTGGATGCTTTCATCGCCGTCAGCGGGTACTACGCGGACGTGATGCGAGGGCGGTTGGGGTTGCGTGAGCGTCAGGTCCACGTGGTATACAACGGCATCGACTTCGACGGGTTCCCGACCTCACTGCCTTCGTGGCCGCGAAATCCGGAGGCGCCGGTCATCGGATTCCTGGCGCGCATGTGCGAAGAGAAGGGACTGATCACGCTCGTTGAAGCATTCATCCAGTTGCGACAGCGCGGCCGTGTCCCACATGCGAAGCTGCGCGTCGCGGGCGTCATGCTCAAGCCGGATCGCCGACTCGCGTCGCAGATGCAGACGCGGCTGGCCGAGGCGGGGTTCGCGGCTGATTCGTCATTTCACCCCAACCTCTCCCGTGAACAGAAACTGGTCCATCTTGCATCGCTCGATCTCTTCTCCGCACCCGCCACGTACGGCGAGGCGTTCGGGTTGTACGTCATCGAAGCGATGGCGGCGGGGGCGCCGGTGGTCCAGCCGCGACACGGGGCCTTCCCGGAGTTGATCGAGGCGACCGGCGGCGGCACGCTGTGCGAGCCGAATGATCCCGGTTCACTCGCCGACGCCCTGGAGCGACTGCTGCTCGATCATGACGCCGCCCGGCGGCTCGCGGCGCAGGGGTTCCACGCGGCGCGCGAACGATTCACGTCCGAGCGCATGGCCCGCGACGTGGCCGAGGTCTGTAAGATGGCTCCTTCGCCCGCCGCCGCTGCGGACCTCTCGCCCCATGCGGGGGTCGCGTCGCCGGTCTCCGCCGGCACACACTGA
- a CDS encoding iron-containing alcohol dehydrogenase, translating to MSPFEFQIPTRVIFGPGSVDRLGAVAREQGGTRVLLVTDRGLVEAGHADHTRRSIEQAGLSCVVFDQVRENPTTLDVDRCVSAAREARVDFIVALGGGSSMDCAKGCNFLLTNGGRMADYWGVGKATKPMLPFIAVPTTTGTGSEMQSFALIADERTHQKMACGDRKALARMAILDPLLAVSQPRSVIACTGLDAVAHAVETAVTRQRTEASRLFSRESFRLAVANLPTILQQADDVAAMGGMMLAACWAGAAIEHSMLGAAHSMANPLTASFNVIHGHAVGLLLPHVVRFNAQDPSTRDGYAELARTGGLASPDGGADAAVSVLVTWLERVLIQTDLPNTLSGCGVQERDIDALAQGAAKQWTAQFNPRPVTAREFAMLYRAALGAGVAAPLA from the coding sequence ATGTCACCCTTTGAATTTCAGATTCCGACGCGCGTGATCTTTGGTCCCGGATCGGTGGATCGACTGGGCGCGGTCGCTCGCGAGCAGGGCGGCACACGCGTGCTGCTGGTCACCGATCGCGGACTTGTGGAGGCCGGGCACGCGGATCACACCAGGCGGTCGATCGAGCAGGCGGGCTTGTCGTGCGTGGTCTTTGACCAGGTGCGAGAGAACCCGACAACGCTGGACGTGGATCGATGCGTATCCGCCGCGCGGGAGGCAAGGGTTGATTTCATTGTCGCCCTCGGCGGTGGAAGCAGCATGGACTGCGCCAAGGGCTGCAATTTCCTGCTCACCAACGGTGGGCGCATGGCGGATTACTGGGGCGTGGGCAAGGCGACGAAGCCGATGCTGCCATTCATCGCCGTCCCCACGACAACAGGCACCGGAAGCGAGATGCAGTCGTTCGCGCTGATCGCCGATGAGCGGACGCATCAGAAGATGGCATGCGGCGACCGCAAGGCCCTGGCCCGCATGGCGATTCTCGATCCGTTGCTGGCAGTGTCCCAGCCACGGTCAGTCATCGCCTGCACCGGGCTGGACGCGGTGGCTCACGCGGTGGAAACGGCCGTCACCCGTCAGCGTACGGAGGCGTCCCGACTGTTCTCGCGCGAGTCGTTCCGACTCGCCGTCGCCAACCTGCCGACCATCCTGCAGCAGGCGGACGACGTGGCGGCGATGGGCGGCATGATGCTCGCCGCTTGCTGGGCCGGCGCCGCCATTGAGCACAGCATGCTCGGCGCCGCGCATTCCATGGCCAACCCGCTCACGGCGTCTTTCAACGTGATCCACGGTCACGCGGTGGGGCTGCTCCTGCCTCACGTGGTGCGGTTCAATGCCCAGGATCCCTCAACGCGCGATGGCTACGCCGAGTTGGCCAGGACCGGCGGACTGGCTTCGCCTGATGGCGGCGCGGACGCAGCCGTCTCGGTGCTCGTCACCTGGCTGGAGCGGGTGCTCATCCAAACCGATCTGCCGAACACGCTGAGCGGATGCGGCGTCCAGGAGCGGGACATTGATGCGCTCGCGCAAGGGGCCGCGAAGCAATGGACCGCGCAGTTCAATCCACGCCCGGTGACAGCGAGGGAGTTCGCCATGCTGTACCGGGCGGCCTTGGGCGCGGGAGTGGCCGCTCCATTGGCGTAA
- a CDS encoding AMP-binding protein: MMDLSRQPRAAIEHHQLDRLRRLIAEVIPGNHFQTARLRTAGLAAGLSDLTEFSRRMPLTTKYEIAVDQQAHPPYGSNVTFPLTRFTRLHQTSSTTGSPLRWLDTPGDWAWLLDGWKQVYAAAGVTAADRVFAAFSFGPFIGFWMAFEAALQIGCLTIPGGSMNSVTRLRAMLANDVTVLLCTPTYAIRLGEVAREEGIDLSRAAVRRIIVAGEPGGSIPAVRERLHALWPTARVVDHHGMTEVGPVTYECPDRPTTLHVMESHYLAEVIHPVTGEPIAGEQHEGELVLTPLGRIGMPLFRYRTGDLVRLDERWRRGEPCACGRTLMTLTGGILGRADDMVFLRGVNLFPSAVDEIVHRFPDIQEYRVEIDSRGALDEMRILIEPASGVAAEGPDLCRRLAKAFRDTWNLRIDVVAVPAGQLPRFEMKARRWVRLAREPAAEGNRS; this comes from the coding sequence ATGATGGATCTCTCCCGCCAACCGAGGGCGGCGATCGAGCACCATCAACTCGACCGTCTGCGGCGCCTCATCGCCGAGGTGATCCCCGGCAACCACTTCCAGACCGCGCGCCTGCGAACCGCCGGGCTGGCGGCGGGGTTGTCCGACCTGACGGAGTTCTCCCGCCGCATGCCTCTCACCACCAAGTACGAAATCGCGGTGGATCAGCAGGCCCATCCACCGTACGGCAGCAACGTCACGTTTCCACTCACCCGCTTTACGCGACTGCACCAGACCAGTTCCACCACCGGTTCCCCGCTGCGCTGGCTTGATACGCCCGGCGACTGGGCCTGGCTGCTTGACGGGTGGAAGCAGGTGTACGCGGCGGCAGGCGTGACCGCGGCGGACCGAGTCTTCGCGGCCTTCTCCTTCGGTCCCTTCATCGGCTTCTGGATGGCCTTCGAGGCGGCGCTGCAGATCGGCTGCCTCACCATTCCGGGTGGGTCGATGAACAGCGTGACGCGGTTGCGCGCCATGCTGGCCAACGATGTCACGGTGCTGCTCTGCACCCCCACGTACGCAATCCGGCTGGGTGAAGTGGCGCGGGAGGAAGGCATCGACCTCAGTCGCGCTGCGGTCAGGCGGATCATCGTCGCCGGAGAGCCGGGCGGTTCGATTCCCGCCGTGCGGGAACGCCTCCACGCCCTCTGGCCCACGGCGCGCGTGGTCGATCACCACGGCATGACCGAAGTCGGCCCCGTCACCTACGAATGCCCGGACCGGCCCACGACGCTGCACGTGATGGAGTCGCACTATCTCGCCGAAGTCATCCACCCCGTCACGGGTGAGCCGATCGCGGGCGAGCAGCACGAGGGCGAACTCGTGCTCACCCCGCTGGGCCGCATCGGAATGCCCCTGTTCCGGTATCGAACGGGGGATCTGGTCCGTCTCGACGAGCGATGGCGGCGCGGCGAGCCCTGCGCCTGCGGCCGCACGCTCATGACGCTGACGGGCGGCATCCTGGGTCGCGCGGATGACATGGTGTTCCTGCGCGGCGTCAACCTCTTTCCCAGCGCGGTGGATGAAATCGTGCATCGATTCCCAGACATCCAGGAGTACCGCGTGGAGATTGACTCGCGCGGCGCACTGGACGAGATGCGCATTCTCATCGAGCCGGCGTCCGGTGTCGCCGCCGAAGGCCCCGACCTCTGCCGTCGTCTCGCCAAGGCCTTCCGTGACACGTGGAATCTGCGGATCGACGTGGTTGCCGTACCGGCGGGCCAGTTGCCGCGCTTTGAGATGAAGGCCCGCCGCTGGGTGCGGCTGGCGCGCGAACCAGCCGCGGAGGGGAACCGCTCATGA